The following are from one region of the Phormidium sp. PBR-2020 genome:
- the yidC gene encoding membrane protein insertase YidC — protein sequence MDFGVGFLSNNVMLPILDLFYGIVPSYGLAIVALTLVIRFALYPLSAKSIRSMRRMRVAQPAMQKRVKEVQERYKDDPAKQQEEMSAVYKEFGNPLAGCLPILVQMPVLFALFATLRGSPFADIGYQVDVEIFPREQIERIQPQVYTSDPKNIYVTDGVHRQIAAVLPAGNRLVVGETVNLEFQSLDGTPLQQLLQDYDNREVRPQWQIKDGENRVNIREDGTLEALQAGKVTLEGKIPGLAADKGFLFIQALGRVGATGDNGEIHWDIVGMVLFFGLSLYLNQVLSGQGQDSNANPQQQTISKLTPVIFSGMFLFFPLPAGVLMYMVVANIFQTLQTFILSREPLPENLQKIVDAQEKAKAKEGGRQELPFEPKRKKKAGQS from the coding sequence ATGGATTTTGGTGTTGGTTTTCTCTCCAATAACGTAATGCTGCCGATCCTAGATTTATTCTATGGGATCGTGCCGAGCTACGGACTGGCAATTGTTGCCCTAACCCTGGTGATCCGATTCGCGCTTTACCCCCTCAGCGCCAAATCGATCCGCAGTATGCGTCGGATGCGAGTCGCGCAACCGGCCATGCAAAAACGGGTAAAAGAAGTTCAGGAACGCTATAAAGATGATCCGGCGAAACAGCAGGAAGAAATGAGTGCTGTTTACAAGGAATTTGGTAATCCCCTAGCCGGGTGTTTGCCGATTCTGGTACAAATGCCGGTGCTATTTGCCTTGTTTGCTACCCTAAGGGGATCGCCCTTTGCAGACATTGGCTATCAAGTGGATGTGGAGATTTTCCCTCGGGAGCAGATTGAGCGCATTCAACCTCAGGTGTACACCAGTGACCCCAAAAATATCTATGTTACCGATGGGGTTCACCGGCAAATAGCAGCAGTATTACCTGCTGGCAATCGCTTGGTGGTGGGTGAAACGGTAAATCTAGAGTTTCAATCCCTAGATGGAACGCCTCTACAACAGTTGTTGCAAGACTATGACAACCGAGAGGTTCGACCTCAATGGCAGATTAAGGATGGGGAGAATCGGGTTAACATCCGCGAGGACGGAACCCTAGAGGCTCTACAAGCGGGGAAAGTGACCTTAGAGGGCAAAATTCCTGGCTTGGCGGCGGATAAAGGCTTCCTGTTTATTCAAGCCCTTGGCCGTGTCGGAGCAACCGGGGATAATGGCGAAATCCACTGGGATATTGTGGGCATGGTCTTGTTCTTTGGCTTGAGTCTGTATCTCAACCAGGTTCTCTCAGGACAGGGACAGGATAGTAACGCTAACCCTCAGCAGCAAACCATCAGTAAGCTGACGCCGGTTATTTTTTCGGGGATGTTCCTATTTTTCCCGCTTCCGGCGGGGGTGCTGATGTATATGGTGGTTGCCAACATCTTTCAAACCCTACAAACCTTTATTTTGTCTCGGGAACCGCTCCCGGAAAATCTGCAAAAGATTGTGGATGCGCAAGAAAAGGCAAAAGCCAAAGAGGGCGGCCGTCAAGAGTTGCCCTTTGAGCCAAAACGCAAGAAAAAAGCCGGTCAGTCTTGA
- a CDS encoding DUF177 domain-containing protein has translation MEPLYVPSLLKAPQKTEVIEFKQFIPELETLMPVRGTLSVSHEGTYLQIRATLEAIVTLTCDRCLQQYNHRLNVSPEEVIWLDVNAGRVDDLPLEQEVLSEELTESLHPEDHFDPQDWVYEQLCLALPHRKLCRQDCGGIDVETANPPTLDRRWAALQDLKGKLPSEPTR, from the coding sequence ATGGAACCTCTTTATGTTCCATCACTATTGAAAGCACCGCAGAAAACGGAGGTCATCGAGTTTAAGCAGTTTATTCCTGAATTGGAGACCTTGATGCCCGTGCGGGGAACCCTATCCGTCAGCCATGAGGGGACGTACCTACAGATCCGCGCCACATTAGAGGCGATCGTGACCCTGACCTGCGATCGCTGTCTGCAACAATACAATCATCGCCTCAATGTCTCCCCCGAAGAAGTAATTTGGCTCGATGTCAACGCTGGCCGTGTCGACGATCTCCCCCTCGAACAAGAAGTCCTTAGCGAAGAACTGACCGAAAGCTTGCATCCTGAGGATCACTTCGATCCCCAAGATTGGGTCTATGAGCAATTATGCCTCGCCCTGCCCCACCGCAAACTCTGTCGTCAAGACTGCGGTGGAATTGATGTAGAGACGGCCAACCCACCGACCCTCGATCGCCGCTGGGCCGCCTTGCAAGACCTCAAAGGAAAACTCCCAAGTGAGCCAACTCGTTAA
- the psaJ gene encoding photosystem I reaction center subunit IX — translation MKDLQRYLSTAPVLAAAWMFITAGILIEFNRIFPDLLFHPLH, via the coding sequence ATGAAAGACCTACAAAGATATCTGTCAACGGCTCCTGTTTTAGCTGCCGCCTGGATGTTTATTACAGCGGGAATTTTGATTGAATTCAATCGCATTTTCCCCGATTTACTATTCCACCCTCTTCACTAA
- a CDS encoding divergent PAP2 family protein, translating into MQNLAQVFNNHILVVALAACFIAQLSKLLLYAVQHRRFNGRVLIETGGMPSSHSALVTALATGVGQRLGWDSPDFAIAVVFAVIVMYDAAGVRQAAGKQARVLNQMIDAFFREEIEFDEARLKELLGHTPFQVIIGSVLGVAVACLLQGG; encoded by the coding sequence ATGCAAAATTTGGCGCAGGTTTTCAATAATCACATTTTAGTGGTGGCACTCGCTGCCTGTTTTATCGCTCAGTTATCGAAGTTACTGCTCTATGCAGTTCAACATCGTCGTTTTAATGGACGGGTGTTGATTGAAACGGGGGGAATGCCCAGTTCTCATTCAGCCTTGGTGACGGCCTTGGCGACGGGGGTAGGACAGAGGTTGGGGTGGGATAGTCCTGATTTTGCCATCGCTGTGGTGTTTGCAGTGATTGTTATGTACGATGCAGCCGGAGTTCGCCAAGCAGCTGGGAAGCAAGCTCGGGTTCTTAATCAAATGATTGATGCCTTCTTTCGTGAGGAGATAGAATTTGATGAGGCTCGTCTCAAGGAACTCTTGGGACATACTCCATTTCAGGTCATTATTGGCTCTGTCCTCGGGGTGGCGGTGGCGTGTTTACTCCAGGGGGGCTAA
- the tsaD gene encoding tRNA (adenosine(37)-N6)-threonylcarbamoyltransferase complex transferase subunit TsaD, with amino-acid sequence MTTILAIETSCDETAVAIVKKRQVLSSIVTSQIETHRRYGGVVPEVASRQHLELLGEAIAQSLDEANLHPSQLDGIAATCTPGLVGSLLVGVMAAKTLALVHEKPFLGVHHLEGHLYASYLTDPTLEPPFLCLLVSGGHTSLIHVKTCGDYQTLGQTRDDAAGEAFDKVARLLKLGYPGGPEIDRLAQVGNPDAFPLPEGRVKLPGGGIHPYDASYSGLKTAVMRLVQKLEATGAELPVADLAASFQKTVVRSLVKRTLRCALDHNLTTIAVGGGVAANRGLRTALTAAAEAQGLRVLFPPMSYCTDNAAMIGCAASEHLSRGHTSPLTLGVRSRLAVSEAMTLYAAT; translated from the coding sequence ATGACCACAATCCTGGCTATTGAAACAAGTTGTGACGAAACTGCGGTCGCAATTGTTAAAAAACGTCAAGTTTTAAGTAGTATTGTTACATCTCAAATCGAAACCCATCGTCGGTATGGAGGGGTGGTTCCTGAGGTGGCCTCCCGTCAACATTTGGAATTACTCGGGGAGGCGATCGCCCAAAGTTTAGACGAAGCGAACCTCCATCCCAGTCAACTTGATGGTATTGCCGCCACCTGCACCCCCGGTTTAGTGGGGTCGTTACTGGTTGGGGTGATGGCTGCTAAAACCTTGGCTCTCGTCCACGAGAAGCCCTTTCTGGGGGTGCATCATTTGGAAGGACATCTCTATGCTTCCTATTTGACTGACCCGACTTTAGAACCGCCTTTTCTATGTCTGCTCGTCTCTGGCGGTCATACCAGCTTAATTCACGTGAAAACCTGTGGTGACTATCAGACTCTAGGACAAACTCGCGATGATGCAGCGGGGGAGGCTTTTGATAAGGTGGCTCGCTTGCTCAAGTTGGGCTACCCAGGGGGACCGGAAATTGATCGCTTGGCACAGGTGGGGAACCCCGACGCATTTCCCCTACCCGAAGGCCGAGTCAAACTCCCCGGTGGAGGGATTCATCCTTACGATGCCAGCTACAGTGGCTTGAAAACCGCTGTTATGCGCCTGGTGCAAAAACTAGAGGCCACCGGTGCAGAACTCCCGGTGGCAGACTTAGCCGCCAGTTTCCAGAAAACGGTGGTGCGATCGCTCGTCAAACGAACCCTCCGCTGTGCCTTAGACCATAATTTAACCACCATCGCCGTCGGGGGTGGGGTGGCAGCCAATCGGGGCCTACGGACAGCCCTAACGGCAGCGGCTGAGGCGCAAGGCTTACGGGTTCTCTTTCCACCGATGAGCTACTGCACCGATAATGCAGCCATGATTGGCTGTGCGGCCTCAGAACACCTCAGCCGAGGGCATACCTCACCCTTAACCTTGGGGGTACGCTCTCGGCTGGCTGTCTCTGAGGCGATGACTCTCTATGCCGCAACCTGA
- a CDS encoding SH3 domain-containing protein, whose product MNLSNLAKFILGFTLAIALTIGGAVAASLYLVARLTALPPKPEFETAETQTATPVSTTPEAEATPEAEPTPEPEPTPDPGLYEARVTWPEGLLLRDSPSYDAASLGGIAFNERVTVLEDAQGGAWQRVRSQSSEQEGWVVGGNLEDTGSP is encoded by the coding sequence ATGAATCTGTCCAACTTAGCCAAATTTATTCTCGGGTTCACCCTGGCGATCGCCCTAACCATTGGTGGAGCCGTCGCCGCTTCCCTCTATCTGGTAGCCCGTTTGACGGCCCTGCCCCCCAAACCGGAGTTTGAGACCGCCGAAACTCAGACAGCAACTCCCGTCAGTACCACCCCAGAAGCCGAAGCAACTCCAGAAGCTGAACCTACTCCGGAACCCGAACCTACTCCAGACCCCGGACTCTATGAAGCTCGCGTCACCTGGCCCGAGGGCTTACTGCTACGAGATAGCCCCAGTTATGATGCTGCCAGCTTGGGAGGAATTGCCTTTAATGAACGGGTCACCGTCCTAGAAGACGCTCAGGGAGGGGCTTGGCAACGAGTCCGCTCCCAGTCGAGTGAGCAAGAAGGTTGGGTCGTTGGTGGTAACTTAGAAGACACCGGCTCTCCCTAA
- a CDS encoding AAA family ATPase, giving the protein MSFKDEFELLLRARYPILYISTLEEERVETSIQQSAKSRGNRAVYIWDFVEGYQGNANDAGSARRNPLQALEQVEKLPANAPAVFVLRDFHRFLDDISISRKLRNLARLLKSQPKNLVLLAPNVTIPEDLSEVLTVIEFSLPTAEEIRQEIEGLLSATGRPLGDRLLDEMVRSCQGLSLERIRRVLARAIATHGQLEPQDVDLILEEKRQTIRRTQILEFYGATEEISDIGGLDNLKDWLLRRGGGFSEQARDYGLPYPRGLLLVGIQGTGKSLSAKAIAHHWHLPLLRLDVGRLFAGLVGESESRTRQMIQVAEALAPCVLWIDEIDKAFAGLGGSGDGGTTSRVFGTFITWLAEKDSPVFVVATANNIQVLPPEILRKGRFDEIFFVGLPSQAERREIFSVHLSRLRPHNLANYDLDRLAYETPDFSGAEIEQMIVEAMHIGFSQERDFTTQDILEAASQIVPLARTAQDQIQFLQDWASSGKARLASRQGSLSSRIQGQLRGES; this is encoded by the coding sequence ATGAGTTTTAAAGACGAATTTGAACTGCTGCTACGGGCCCGCTACCCGATTCTCTACATTTCCACCCTGGAAGAAGAACGAGTCGAAACCAGTATTCAGCAATCCGCCAAGAGTCGGGGCAATCGTGCCGTGTATATCTGGGATTTTGTCGAAGGCTATCAGGGCAATGCTAACGATGCCGGGAGCGCCCGACGCAACCCCCTACAAGCCCTAGAACAGGTGGAGAAGTTGCCCGCCAACGCCCCAGCGGTCTTTGTTTTGCGCGACTTTCATCGCTTCCTCGATGATATTTCTATCTCCCGTAAACTGCGCAACCTAGCCCGGCTGCTCAAGTCTCAACCGAAAAACTTGGTGCTGTTGGCCCCGAATGTCACCATTCCCGAAGACTTGAGCGAAGTGTTGACGGTGATTGAGTTTTCCCTGCCAACCGCCGAGGAAATTCGCCAGGAAATTGAGGGACTCCTGTCCGCAACCGGCCGGCCCTTGGGCGATCGCCTCCTCGATGAGATGGTGCGCTCCTGTCAGGGCCTATCCCTAGAGCGGATTCGTCGGGTTCTGGCCCGGGCGATCGCCACCCATGGCCAACTCGAACCCCAAGACGTTGACCTCATCCTCGAAGAAAAACGCCAAACCATCCGCCGCACCCAAATTCTGGAATTCTACGGGGCCACCGAGGAAATTAGCGACATTGGCGGTCTCGATAACCTCAAAGATTGGCTACTACGGCGAGGGGGGGGCTTCTCAGAACAAGCTCGCGACTACGGCTTGCCCTATCCCCGAGGCTTGCTGCTGGTGGGCATTCAGGGAACCGGAAAATCTCTGAGTGCCAAGGCGATCGCCCATCACTGGCATCTGCCCCTGCTGCGGTTAGACGTAGGGCGACTCTTCGCCGGACTGGTGGGCGAATCCGAATCCCGCACCCGCCAGATGATTCAAGTTGCCGAAGCCCTGGCCCCCTGCGTCCTCTGGATTGATGAAATCGATAAAGCCTTCGCTGGACTCGGAGGAAGCGGTGATGGCGGAACCACCAGCCGTGTGTTTGGGACTTTTATCACCTGGCTGGCCGAGAAAGACTCCCCCGTCTTTGTCGTCGCCACCGCCAATAATATCCAAGTTTTACCCCCAGAAATCTTGCGTAAAGGTCGTTTCGATGAAATTTTCTTTGTCGGGTTGCCCAGCCAAGCCGAACGACGAGAAATTTTTTCCGTGCATCTATCCCGCTTACGACCCCATAACCTGGCCAACTACGATCTCGATCGCCTTGCCTACGAAACTCCCGATTTTTCTGGTGCCGAGATTGAACAAATGATTGTCGAAGCCATGCACATTGGCTTTAGTCAGGAGCGTGACTTTACCACCCAGGATATTCTAGAAGCGGCCAGTCAAATTGTGCCCCTGGCTCGTACCGCTCAAGACCAAATCCAGTTTCTTCAAGACTGGGCCAGCTCCGGTAAAGCCCGTTTAGCATCCCGTCAAGGGAGTTTATCGAGTCGTATCCAAGGACAACTACGGGGTGAATCTTAA
- the rnpA gene encoding ribonuclease P protein component: MLPQAHRLRHWKDFQTVYQRGRRARSRVLGLRAYRQSQPANEGNSPDSVPPTRFGISVGRKISKKAVVRNQIKRRLRAALRQLLPRVSAGWDVVIIAYPEAKECNSRHFLPELEQLLARIEVLNGHS, encoded by the coding sequence GTGCTACCTCAGGCTCATCGACTTCGCCATTGGAAAGACTTTCAAACGGTTTATCAGCGCGGCCGTCGTGCCCGCAGTCGAGTACTGGGATTACGGGCCTATCGCCAATCCCAACCCGCGAACGAGGGGAACAGCCCTGACTCCGTTCCCCCAACTCGCTTTGGCATCAGTGTGGGTCGCAAAATCAGTAAAAAAGCCGTTGTCCGTAATCAAATTAAACGACGCCTTCGAGCCGCATTGCGCCAGTTACTCCCCCGAGTCAGTGCCGGTTGGGACGTGGTTATCATCGCTTACCCAGAGGCCAAAGAGTGCAATTCACGACACTTTCTGCCAGAATTAGAGCAGTTGTTGGCAAGAATTGAGGTACTCAATGGGCATTCGTGA
- the sir gene encoding sulfite reductase, ferredoxin dependent, producing the protein MATLTPNSSERKLSKLEGIKERSAFLREPVATEILEDTTHFSEAGIQILKFHGSYQQDNRDNRVKGQEKDYQMMIRTRNPGGFIPAQLYLTLDRLASDYGNETLRVTTRQGFQLHGILKKNLKATISAIVRNLGSTLGACGDLNRNVMAPPAPFKNRPEYALAWDYADRIADLLTPQSGAYYEIWLDGEKAISGEEDPEVKAARQRNGNGTIFKDKEEPIYGEHYMPRKFKSCVTVPGDNSVDLYSQDLSLVLISNDQGQLQGFNVLAGGGLARTHNKEETFPRLADEIGYVDKADVYDFVKALVATQRDYGDRHNRRHARLKYLLHDWGVEKFRSTVEDYFGKPLQPYKPLPEWRYEDYLGWHEQGDGRLFLGLWVQNGRIANYGDWKLRDALRTIIETYNLPMRLTPHQNVLIYDIDPSHREAINGILREAGVQSLEGLDSLKRLSMACPALPTCGLAIAESERAIPDILTRIRKLLIRVGLQKEEFVIRMTGCPNGCARPYIAELGFVGRAPNVYQMWLGADPNQTRLAQVYRDRVAADELETVLEPLFVYFKQDRKPGESFGDFCDRIGMGGLQAFSDGYDPSTLKPKRKERHRIRIYDEVYERLKQESLRSGKPMLDLASDALKAYLDGTQD; encoded by the coding sequence ATGGCTACGCTGACCCCTAACTCTAGCGAACGTAAACTTTCCAAATTAGAAGGCATTAAAGAACGCAGTGCCTTTTTACGCGAACCCGTTGCCACGGAAATTCTTGAGGACACCACCCACTTCAGCGAAGCGGGGATTCAAATCCTAAAGTTTCACGGCTCCTATCAGCAAGATAATCGAGACAATCGGGTTAAAGGACAAGAAAAGGATTATCAGATGATGATCCGCACCCGTAACCCTGGGGGCTTTATCCCCGCCCAACTCTATTTGACCCTCGATCGCCTCGCCTCGGACTATGGAAATGAAACCCTGCGGGTCACCACTCGTCAGGGGTTCCAACTCCACGGCATCCTGAAAAAAAATCTCAAGGCGACCATTAGTGCCATTGTCCGCAACCTCGGCTCCACCCTTGGGGCCTGTGGTGACCTGAACCGTAACGTGATGGCCCCCCCGGCCCCCTTCAAAAATCGTCCTGAGTATGCCCTGGCCTGGGACTATGCCGATCGCATTGCCGACCTACTCACCCCCCAAAGTGGCGCCTACTATGAGATTTGGCTCGATGGGGAAAAAGCCATTTCTGGGGAAGAAGATCCTGAGGTCAAAGCCGCTCGCCAACGCAATGGCAACGGAACCATCTTTAAGGATAAAGAAGAGCCAATTTATGGGGAACATTATATGCCCCGTAAATTCAAGAGCTGTGTCACGGTCCCCGGTGACAACTCCGTTGACTTGTACTCACAAGACTTATCCTTAGTTCTCATCAGTAACGACCAGGGACAACTACAAGGGTTTAACGTTCTAGCTGGCGGGGGCTTGGCCCGGACGCACAATAAGGAGGAAACCTTCCCCCGTCTCGCCGATGAAATTGGCTATGTGGATAAAGCCGATGTTTATGACTTCGTGAAAGCCCTTGTCGCCACCCAGCGCGACTACGGCGATCGCCATAACCGCCGTCATGCTCGCTTAAAATACCTCCTTCATGACTGGGGCGTGGAGAAATTCCGCAGCACCGTAGAAGACTATTTTGGCAAACCCCTACAGCCCTATAAACCTCTCCCGGAATGGCGCTATGAGGACTATCTCGGCTGGCATGAACAGGGAGATGGGCGACTGTTTCTCGGACTTTGGGTACAAAACGGACGCATTGCCAATTATGGAGATTGGAAGTTACGGGATGCCCTACGGACCATCATCGAGACCTATAACTTGCCGATGCGTCTGACTCCCCACCAAAACGTCTTAATCTACGATATTGACCCCAGTCATCGCGAAGCCATTAACGGGATTTTGCGAGAGGCAGGCGTACAGTCCCTAGAAGGGTTAGACTCCCTCAAACGGCTGTCGATGGCCTGTCCCGCGCTGCCCACCTGTGGCCTGGCTATTGCTGAGTCTGAGCGGGCCATCCCCGATATTTTGACGCGCATTCGTAAGTTGCTGATTCGGGTGGGACTCCAGAAGGAGGAGTTTGTTATCCGTATGACCGGTTGTCCCAATGGTTGCGCGCGTCCCTATATCGCCGAGTTAGGCTTTGTCGGTCGCGCTCCCAATGTCTATCAGATGTGGTTGGGGGCAGATCCTAACCAAACTCGCTTGGCGCAAGTCTATCGCGATCGCGTGGCTGCTGATGAGTTAGAAACAGTCTTGGAGCCGTTGTTTGTCTACTTCAAGCAAGATCGTAAACCTGGCGAAAGCTTTGGCGATTTCTGCGATCGCATCGGTATGGGCGGCCTACAGGCATTCTCCGATGGGTATGACCCCTCCACCCTCAAACCCAAGCGCAAGGAACGGCATCGGATTCGCATTTACGACGAGGTGTATGAGCGCCTCAAACAGGAATCCCTCCGGTCTGGCAAACCGATGTTAGACCTAGCCAGTGACGCTCTCAAAGCCTATCTAGATGGAACGCAGGACTAG
- a CDS encoding PH domain-containing protein produces the protein MGIREEVFYEGGPHIGDLVFNILIGLTVIGLPLTVGAVIRALWLRFRITNRRLSVTGGWMGRDRTDVVYSEIRKVVTVPRGFGLWGDMVLTLEGGSRLELRAVPQFREVYNYIQEHLSPEAQQVSGALGQ, from the coding sequence ATGGGCATTCGTGAGGAAGTCTTTTATGAAGGAGGTCCCCATATCGGCGACCTCGTTTTCAATATCCTAATTGGCTTAACGGTGATTGGCTTGCCCCTAACGGTAGGTGCGGTGATCCGTGCCCTCTGGCTGCGGTTTCGGATTACCAACCGTCGTCTCTCGGTGACGGGAGGCTGGATGGGCCGCGATCGCACTGATGTCGTGTACTCAGAAATCCGCAAAGTCGTTACCGTTCCCCGAGGCTTCGGACTCTGGGGCGATATGGTATTAACCCTCGAAGGAGGTAGCCGACTCGAACTGCGAGCCGTCCCTCAATTTCGAGAGGTGTACAATTACATTCAAGAACATTTATCCCCCGAGGCCCAACAGGTCAGTGGTGCTTTAGGACAATAA
- a CDS encoding Photosystem I reaction center subunit III: MRRLLALVLTAVLWFSFAPTASADVAGLTPCNESPAFIARAKAATTEQAKQRFDLYGRELLCGEEGLPHLIVDGRWSHAGEFLIPSVLFLYIAGWIGWAGRSYLISIRDEKSPEEKEIIIDVPRALRFSLSGFAWPLAAFKEITTGEMFAKENEVPISPR; the protein is encoded by the coding sequence ATGCGACGACTACTAGCGCTGGTACTGACAGCAGTTCTTTGGTTCAGCTTTGCTCCCACCGCGTCTGCTGACGTGGCGGGTCTGACCCCCTGTAACGAGAGTCCTGCCTTCATCGCCCGGGCCAAAGCCGCAACGACTGAGCAAGCCAAACAACGCTTCGACCTCTATGGACGTGAACTTCTCTGTGGAGAAGAAGGCCTCCCCCACCTAATTGTGGATGGTCGCTGGAGCCATGCTGGAGAATTTCTCATTCCCAGTGTGCTGTTTCTTTACATTGCCGGCTGGATTGGCTGGGCAGGTCGGAGTTATCTTATTTCGATTCGTGACGAGAAGTCCCCTGAAGAAAAAGAAATCATTATCGACGTTCCCCGCGCACTTCGTTTCTCCCTCTCTGGCTTTGCCTGGCCCCTAGCTGCCTTCAAAGAAATCACCACTGGAGAAATGTTTGCTAAGGAGAACGAAGTTCCCATTTCTCCCCGCTAG
- a CDS encoding polyprenyl synthetase family protein — protein sequence MVMTDDRNSPRDEQFDLHTYLAEGKTLVEAALDRALPVIYPERIYEAMRYSLLAGGKRLRPILCLTTCEMVGGTREMAMPTACALEMVHTMSLIHDDLPSMDNDDYRRGKLTNHKVFGNDVAILAGDGLLAYAFEHIAVETRDVPPANILKVVARLGRAVGAAGLVGGQIVDLESEGKPDISLETLQFIHTHKTAALLEASVVSGAFLAGASTTEIEHLSRYAYQIGLAFQIVDDILDVTASSEVLGKTAGKDAQVQKATYPSLWGLEESKRQAEMAIADAKSALQSFGDAARPLVEIAEFIIRRQY from the coding sequence ATGGTAATGACGGACGACCGGAACTCGCCTCGGGACGAGCAGTTTGATCTGCATACCTATTTGGCGGAGGGCAAGACGTTGGTTGAAGCGGCGCTCGATCGCGCACTTCCGGTCATTTACCCGGAACGAATTTACGAGGCGATGCGCTATTCCCTCTTAGCAGGAGGGAAGCGTCTACGCCCAATTTTGTGTTTAACGACCTGTGAAATGGTCGGTGGGACGCGGGAGATGGCCATGCCGACGGCCTGCGCCTTGGAGATGGTCCATACCATGTCCCTCATTCACGATGATCTTCCCTCAATGGATAATGATGATTATCGGCGTGGAAAACTCACGAATCACAAGGTTTTTGGTAATGATGTGGCCATTCTAGCTGGGGACGGACTTCTGGCTTATGCCTTTGAGCATATCGCTGTGGAAACCCGAGATGTTCCTCCTGCCAATATCCTCAAGGTGGTAGCTCGTTTGGGGCGTGCGGTGGGTGCTGCTGGACTCGTCGGCGGGCAAATTGTGGATTTGGAGTCAGAGGGGAAACCGGATATTTCCTTGGAAACCCTCCAGTTTATTCATACTCATAAAACAGCCGCTCTCCTAGAAGCCAGTGTGGTGTCTGGGGCTTTTTTGGCGGGGGCCTCGACGACTGAGATTGAGCATCTGTCTCGCTATGCCTATCAGATCGGTTTGGCATTTCAGATTGTGGACGATATCCTCGATGTAACGGCTTCATCGGAGGTTTTGGGTAAGACCGCTGGCAAGGATGCTCAGGTGCAAAAGGCAACCTACCCGAGTTTATGGGGATTGGAGGAGTCGAAACGACAAGCGGAAATGGCGATCGCGGATGCTAAGTCGGCTTTGCAATCCTTTGGTGATGCGGCTCGTCCCTTGGTGGAAATTGCTGAGTTTATTATCCGTCGCCAGTACTAA